One genomic segment of Suricata suricatta isolate VVHF042 chromosome 16, meerkat_22Aug2017_6uvM2_HiC, whole genome shotgun sequence includes these proteins:
- the LOC115281098 gene encoding zinc finger protein 260-like, with protein MCGPVLRDIFRLAEHQGKPSSQKLLRCGACAKRFYFSVSFQQHLEQQHMGEKPFRSSVDAASSVKGYGFHDPGKPLTRTEVQKEFVPGSGHLQQEATHSGXTPVTVSQRRATSQSSKGRSAWGPRRAAFSPTHTHVQDQDVQLGRLCFVCSECGKTFRCKSLFDTHQRFHTAEGHQEFGEGEKSLRRRSTHSPYRNSHTGSRQDTCNKCGKSLRHKSGLTPPQRWHSGESDYVCSGCAKSFNHSEVLITRSVQTLERPYNCGDCAKSFTSISALSYHQRSHTGERPYECSECGKSFISSTGFRSHQSVHTGEKPYECSECGKSFFSRSDLHYHHRLHTGERPYECSECGKSFHRRNNLNVHIKVHSSERPYECNECGKSLKCKSSFIQHQRIHTGERPYECTECGKSFTTSFVLRSHQRVHTGERPYECSECGKSFTASSVLHNHQRVHTGERPYECSECGKTFTTSSVLRYHQRVHTGEKPYVCRECGKSFPRRTNLNVHIKVHSGERPYKCNECGKSFKCKSKLIEHQRVHTGEKPYLCSKCGKCFSRSHALQYHRQSHLGIRPFECNECGKSFACSSSLRSHQRVHTGARPYECNECGKSFTASSVLRAHQRVHTGERPYECIECGKSFLRRNSLNVHIKVHSGERPYKCNECGKSFKWKATFIQHQRIHTGERPYECSECGKSFISHPALSYHQRVHTGERP; from the exons ATGTGTGGTCCGGTCTTGAGAGACATTTTCCGCTTGGCTGAGCACCAGGGAAAACCAAGCAGCCAGAAACTGTTGAGGTGTGGGGCATGCGCAAAACGCTTTTATTTCAGCGTCAGCTTCCAGCAGCATCTGGAGCAGCAGCACATGGGAGAGAAGCCATTCAGAAGCAGTGTGGACGCGGCCTCTTCTGTGAAGGGATATGGGTTCCACGATCCAGGAAAGCCCCTTACCCGTACTGAGGTTCAGAAGGAATTCGTGCCTGGCTCGGGGCATCTACAGCAAGAGGCCACTCATAGTGGA NAGACGCCAGTCACAGTCAGCCAGCGCAGGGCGACTTCACAGAGCAGTAAAGGTCGTTCCGCTTGGGGACCTCGCAGGGCAGCCTTCAGtcccacacatacacatgttCAGGATCAGGATGTCCAACTTGGAAGACTGTGTTTTGTGTGTAGTGAATGTGGGAAAACGTTCAGGTGCAAATCTTTATTTGATACCCACCAGAGATTCCATACTGCAGAAGGACATCAGGAGTTTGGCGAAGGTGAAAAATCCCTTAGGCGAAGGTCAACTCACAGTCCATACAGAAACAGTCACACTGGGTCCAGGCAAGACACTTGCAACAAATGTGGGAAGTCATTAAGGCACAAATCAGGACTCACTCCTCCCCAGAGATGGCATAGTGGAGAAAGTGATTATGTTTGCAGTGGATGTGCAAAATCCTTTAACCATAGCGAAGTTTTGATTACACGTTCCGTTCAAACATTAGAAAGGCCTTATAATTGTGGGGACTGTGCAAAATCTTTtacctctatctctgcccttagTTATCATCAGAGATCTCACACAGGGGAAAGGCCTTAcgagtgcagtgaatgtgggaagtCTTTTATCTCCAGTACTGGCTTCCGTTCTCACCAGAGtgttcacactggagaaaagccttatgagtgcagtgaatgtgggaaatcttttTTCTCTAGGTCTGACCTCCATTATCATCACAGACTTCACACTGGGGAAAGGCCTTATGAGTGCAGtgaatgtggcaagtcctttcaCCGAAGAAATAACCTCAATGTGCACATAAAGGTTCACTCAAGTGAGAGGCcttatgaatgtaatgaatgtggaaaatcTTTGAAGTGTAAgtcatcattcattcaacaccaAAGAATTCACACAGGTGAAAGGCCTTATGAGTGCACCgaatgtgggaaatcttttaCCACTAGTTTTGTCCTGCGTTCTCACCAGAGAGTTCACACCGGAGAAAGGCCTTATGAGTGCAGTGAGTGTGGGAAATCTTTTACTGCTAGCTCTGTCCTCCATAATCACCAGagagttcacactggagaaaggccttatgaatgcagtgaatgtgggaaaacTTTTACCACTAGTTCTGTCCTCCGTTACCACCAGAGAGTTCATACTGGAGAAAAGCCTTATGTGTGCAGggaatgtggcaagtcctttccCCGAAGAACTAACCTGAATGTACACATAAAGGTTCACTCAGGTGAAAGGCCTTACaagtgtaatgaatgtgggaagtcTTTCAAGTGTAAGTCCAAACTCATTGAACACCAGAGAGTTCACACAGGGGAAAAGCCATATCTGTGTAGTAAATGTGGGAAGTGTTTTAGTCGTAGCCACGCTCTCCAGTATCATCGTCAAAGTCACCTTGGAATAAGGCCTTTTGAGTGTAATGAGTGTGGAAAATCCTTTGCTTGTAGTTCTTCCCTCCGATCTCACCAGAGAGTTCACACTGGAGCAAGACCTTATGAGTgcaatgaatgtgggaaatcttttaCCGCTAGCTCTGTCCTTCGTGCTCACCAGAGAGTTCACACCGGAGAAAGACCTTATGAGTGCATtgaatgtggcaagtcctttctCCGAAGAAATAGCCTCAATGTACACATAAAGGTTCACTCAGGTGAAAGGCCTTATaagtgtaatgaatgtgggaaatcttttaAGTGGAAGGCAACATTCATTCAACACCAGAGAATTCACACAGGAGAAAGGCCTTATGAGTGCAGTGAGTGTGGGAAATCTTTTATCAGCCATCCTGCTCTTAGTTATCATCAAagagttcacactggagaaaggcctTAG